From Humibacter ginsenosidimutans, a single genomic window includes:
- a CDS encoding EfeM/EfeO family lipoprotein, whose translation MSASPEPTTTGHRKPPVPLKVCFVFMTLAALIAVAVVVQSAMRSQRTTSDGYLVHAAIDGCGSGWAHPHSGLQRLSFRNTSTVGMEVYLQRLADKAVFVDVENIGAGATASAQPTIAAGRYRFVCLPADADPLYGPAVRVTGARHVAGSTPGVAPVTRNDLIPAAKAYEGWVEGRLPTLLDDVRGLDTAVESGDRAGAERAWLAGHTEYETLGAAYGAFGDADTAIDGMAASSHTAFDDPDLTGFHKIEALLYADAPLSSVAPYTRRLASDVASLEAGFPDARVDPLDIGLRAHEILENALQFELTGATDAGSHSSLATVDANLTGTIEALKPLRGILATRYSLAKTDAWIARSRQLVESFRSSDGTWTSLASLDRAQREKLDATISETVELPAHVAAVCDVRRAA comes from the coding sequence GTGAGCGCATCACCCGAGCCGACGACGACCGGGCACCGCAAGCCGCCGGTGCCACTGAAGGTGTGCTTCGTGTTCATGACGCTCGCCGCGCTCATCGCCGTCGCCGTCGTCGTGCAGTCGGCGATGCGAAGCCAGCGCACCACGTCGGACGGGTACCTGGTGCACGCGGCGATCGATGGCTGCGGGTCGGGCTGGGCTCATCCGCACAGCGGCCTTCAGCGACTGTCGTTCCGCAACACCTCGACCGTCGGCATGGAGGTGTATCTGCAGCGTCTCGCCGACAAGGCGGTATTCGTCGATGTGGAGAACATCGGTGCGGGCGCGACGGCATCGGCACAGCCGACGATCGCAGCGGGCCGCTACCGTTTCGTCTGCCTTCCGGCCGACGCCGACCCGCTGTACGGGCCGGCAGTGAGGGTGACCGGGGCGCGGCACGTCGCAGGAAGCACCCCGGGCGTTGCGCCCGTCACGCGCAACGACCTGATTCCGGCGGCAAAGGCGTACGAGGGATGGGTGGAAGGCCGGCTGCCCACCCTCCTCGATGACGTGCGGGGACTCGATACGGCCGTCGAGTCGGGGGACCGCGCGGGAGCTGAGCGGGCGTGGCTGGCGGGCCACACCGAGTACGAGACGCTGGGTGCGGCCTATGGGGCCTTCGGCGACGCGGACACCGCGATCGACGGGATGGCCGCATCCAGCCACACGGCCTTCGACGACCCTGACCTCACCGGTTTCCACAAGATCGAGGCGCTGCTGTACGCGGATGCGCCGCTGTCTTCCGTCGCGCCCTATACGAGGCGACTGGCCTCCGATGTCGCTTCGCTGGAGGCGGGCTTTCCCGATGCCCGTGTCGACCCGCTCGACATCGGACTGCGCGCGCACGAGATCCTCGAGAACGCGCTGCAGTTCGAGCTGACCGGGGCGACGGACGCCGGAAGCCACAGCTCCCTTGCCACGGTCGACGCCAACCTCACGGGGACGATCGAGGCGCTGAAGCCGTTGCGCGGCATCCTCGCCACCCGTTACTCGCTCGCCAAGACGGATGCCTGGATAGCGCGATCTCGGCAACTGGTCGAGTCGTTCCGCTCGTCCGACGGCACGTGGACGTCGCTTGCCTCGCTCGATCGTGCGCAGCGCGAGAAGCTCGACGCGACGATCAGCGAGACGGTGGAGCTCCCGGCGCACGTCGCCGCGGTCTGCGACGTGCGGAGGGCGGCATGA